The Hymenobacter sp. GOD-10R genome includes a window with the following:
- a CDS encoding protein adenylyltransferase SelO: MVTYSQQVEQLAPLEQAVFQNSFVEELHGEASMDKTPRQVPGYHYSRVEPTAVQAPQLLAWSEDLAAYLGLERPSERGPAVDMLAGNQLAPSMKPFAARYGGHQFGSWAGQLGDGRAISLGELTATDGTNWEIQLKGAGPTPYSRRADGRAVLRSSLREFLCSEAMHYLGVPTTRALSLVATGDEVVRDMFYNGNARPEPGAIVARVAPTFVRFGNFQLMAAMGELDNMRALADYVIRHHYPELGAPSPAVYVRWFEEICRRTAVMIAHWMSVGFVHGVMNTDNMSILGLTIDYGPYGWLEPYDPDWTPNTTDFGSRRYAFGQQPQVALWNLYQLARALAHLVETPQDLQQGLETYRTTLAQTRHTMLLQKLGLTSLALEEDRALVEELLEALAGSEIDMTLFFRQLSHTAPSLLLNAENEDATWRELLAKAAYSMSMEEEQTLVQWLQRYLQRLRQESASPEAIRESMLRVNPKYVLRNYLAQKAIEAAEAGDLAFLNTLMEVLKTPFAEQPEHEELAAKRPDWAREKPGCATLSCSS, encoded by the coding sequence ATGGTCACATACTCACAACAGGTCGAGCAGCTTGCTCCGCTGGAGCAAGCTGTTTTTCAAAATTCGTTCGTGGAGGAGTTGCACGGCGAAGCTTCGATGGACAAAACGCCACGCCAAGTGCCTGGCTATCACTACTCACGGGTAGAGCCCACGGCCGTGCAAGCCCCGCAGCTACTAGCGTGGTCCGAGGACCTAGCGGCTTACCTAGGGTTGGAGCGTCCGTCTGAGCGCGGCCCAGCCGTAGATATGCTGGCTGGTAACCAATTGGCACCTAGCATGAAGCCGTTTGCGGCGCGCTACGGTGGGCATCAGTTTGGCAGCTGGGCCGGACAGCTCGGCGACGGACGCGCCATTTCCTTAGGCGAGCTGACAGCAACCGACGGTACGAACTGGGAAATACAGCTGAAAGGAGCCGGTCCCACGCCGTATTCGCGTCGCGCCGACGGACGGGCCGTGCTGCGGTCTTCGCTGCGGGAATTCCTGTGCAGCGAAGCCATGCATTACCTAGGGGTGCCCACTACCCGGGCCCTGAGCCTGGTAGCTACCGGCGACGAAGTTGTTCGCGACATGTTCTACAACGGCAACGCCCGACCCGAGCCCGGCGCTATTGTGGCGCGCGTGGCGCCAACGTTTGTTCGCTTCGGTAACTTCCAACTCATGGCTGCTATGGGTGAGTTGGACAACATGCGTGCCCTGGCTGATTACGTCATTCGTCACCATTACCCCGAGCTAGGAGCTCCGTCGCCGGCCGTATACGTGCGCTGGTTTGAAGAGATCTGTCGGCGCACGGCTGTGATGATAGCGCATTGGATGTCAGTGGGTTTCGTGCACGGCGTGATGAACACCGACAACATGTCAATCCTAGGTCTCACGATTGACTATGGCCCTTACGGCTGGCTTGAGCCCTACGACCCCGACTGGACCCCCAACACCACCGACTTCGGCTCGCGGCGTTACGCCTTTGGGCAACAGCCGCAGGTGGCTCTCTGGAACCTTTATCAGTTGGCCCGGGCGCTTGCCCACTTAGTAGAAACGCCACAAGACCTACAGCAAGGCCTGGAAACGTACCGCACCACACTGGCCCAGACCCGACACACAATGCTCCTGCAAAAGCTAGGGCTCACGTCCTTAGCGTTGGAGGAAGACCGGGCGTTGGTGGAAGAACTACTCGAAGCACTGGCTGGCTCCGAAATCGATATGACGTTGTTCTTCCGGCAGCTTTCGCATACGGCGCCATCTCTACTGTTGAATGCTGAGAACGAGGATGCTACGTGGCGCGAGCTGCTTGCCAAAGCGGCTTATTCTATGTCGATGGAGGAGGAGCAAACACTGGTGCAGTGGCTCCAACGGTACCTCCAACGGCTGCGGCAGGAGTCTGCGAGCCCGGAAGCTATTCGGGAAAGCATGCTGCGTGTAAATCCGAAGTACGTGCTACGCAACTATTTAGCACAGAAAGCTATAGAAGCAGCTGAAGCCGGCGACCTAGCTTTCTTAAATACTCTGATGGAAGTGCTCAAAACGCCCTTCGCCGAACAGCCCGAGCACGAGGAGCTAGCCGCCAA